One part of the Rhodococcus oxybenzonivorans genome encodes these proteins:
- a CDS encoding ammonium transporter codes for MPAIDAGATAWLLISTALVLLMTPGLALFYGGMVRSTGVLNMIMMSFVSIALVTVAWLVAGYSLIFGDDIGGGLIGGFEHLGMVGIDPTTVHGQVPEILFATFQLTFAIITAALISGAIADRAKFSAWMVFVPIWALLVYAPVAHWVWNPDGWIAQFGALDYAGGLVVEIVSGASGLALALVLGPRLGFRSESMRPHNLPLVLLGVGLLWFGWFGFNAGSALAADGTAAAIFLNTLVAGCTGLLGWLLVEQKRDGHPTTFGAASGVVAGLVAITPSCGTVSMLGASVVGAVAGVVCSFAVGWKFRLGYDDSLDVVGVHLVGGIVGTILIGLLATEVMTGGAEGLLYGGGFAQLGKQVVAVVVVALYAFGVTYALGKLIDRAFGFRVSAEDESSGIDLALHAESAYEHGVLGHGPGGGVLGHGPGGGGQGNSVFPWMHESERRRHLDEERKDSE; via the coding sequence GTGCCTGCAATCGACGCCGGAGCAACCGCCTGGCTGCTGATCAGTACCGCGCTGGTCCTGTTGATGACCCCGGGTCTCGCCCTGTTCTACGGCGGGATGGTGAGATCCACCGGTGTCCTGAACATGATCATGATGAGTTTCGTGTCGATCGCCCTGGTCACCGTGGCATGGCTGGTGGCGGGATACTCCCTGATCTTCGGTGACGACATCGGCGGCGGCCTGATCGGCGGCTTCGAGCATCTGGGGATGGTGGGTATCGACCCCACCACGGTTCACGGGCAGGTTCCCGAGATCCTCTTCGCGACGTTCCAGCTGACGTTCGCGATCATCACCGCCGCGCTGATCAGCGGAGCGATCGCCGACCGCGCCAAGTTTTCGGCATGGATGGTTTTCGTCCCGATCTGGGCCCTTCTCGTGTATGCGCCCGTCGCCCACTGGGTGTGGAACCCGGACGGCTGGATCGCGCAGTTCGGCGCCCTCGACTACGCGGGCGGGCTGGTCGTCGAGATCGTCTCCGGTGCGTCCGGCCTCGCGTTGGCCCTGGTTCTGGGCCCGCGCCTCGGCTTCCGCTCGGAATCGATGCGCCCGCACAACCTGCCCCTGGTGCTGCTGGGTGTCGGGCTGCTGTGGTTCGGCTGGTTCGGTTTCAACGCAGGCTCCGCCCTCGCCGCCGACGGCACCGCGGCCGCAATCTTCCTCAACACCCTCGTCGCCGGCTGCACCGGCCTGCTCGGCTGGCTCCTCGTGGAACAGAAGCGAGACGGACACCCCACCACATTCGGCGCTGCGTCTGGTGTCGTCGCCGGCCTGGTCGCGATCACGCCCTCGTGCGGAACGGTGAGCATGCTCGGCGCGTCCGTCGTCGGGGCGGTCGCCGGTGTGGTCTGTTCGTTCGCCGTCGGATGGAAGTTCCGCCTCGGCTACGACGACTCCCTCGACGTGGTGGGCGTCCACTTGGTCGGCGGCATCGTCGGCACGATCCTGATCGGCCTGCTCGCCACCGAAGTGATGACGGGCGGTGCGGAGGGCCTCTTGTACGGCGGCGGCTTCGCGCAACTCGGCAAGCAGGTAGTAGCCGTGGTCGTCGTCGCCCTCTACGCCTTCGGCGTCACGTACGCGCTGGGCAAGCTCATCGACCGCGCCTTCGGGTTCCGGGTGAGTGCGGAGGACGAATCCTCGGGAATCGACCTGGCCCTGCACGCCGAATCGGCGTACGAGCACGGCGTCCTCGGCCACGGACCTGGAGGCGGCGTCCTCGGTCACGGACCGGGAGGCGGCGGTCAGGGCAACAGCGTGTTCCCGTGGATGCACGAGAGCGAACGCCGTCGGCACCTGGACGAGGAACGGAAGGACTCCGAGTAG
- a CDS encoding acetyl-CoA C-acetyltransferase yields the protein MTTEAFIYEAIRTPRGRGKKTGSLHSVKPISLVTGLIDELRVRFPDLDEDRISDLILGVVTPVGDQGMDIARIAVNDAGLPDTVGGVQLNRFCASGLEAVNTAAQKVRSGWDELVIAGGVESMSRVPMGSDGGPWALDPATNYDNYFVPQGVGADLIATIEGFSREDVDAYAVRSQDLAAKAWAGGYFTKSVVPVKDINGITVLDHDEHMRPGTTVENLAGLNPSFAGVGEMGGFDAVSLQKYHWVEKINHVHHGGNSSGIVDGAALVLVGSEQAGKDMGLRPRARVVATATSGADSTIMLTGPTPASKKVLAAAGLTVDDIDLFEINEAFASVVLKFQKDLKIPDEKLNVNGGAIAMGHPLGATGAMITGTMLDELERRNARYALITLCIGGGMGVATIVERV from the coding sequence GTGACCACAGAGGCATTCATTTATGAAGCCATCCGCACCCCGCGTGGCCGCGGAAAGAAGACCGGTTCGCTCCATTCGGTCAAGCCGATCTCGCTGGTCACCGGCCTGATCGACGAGCTCCGCGTCCGCTTCCCCGACCTCGACGAGGACCGCATCTCGGATCTGATCCTCGGTGTCGTCACCCCGGTGGGCGACCAGGGTATGGATATTGCACGCATCGCCGTCAACGACGCCGGGCTGCCCGACACCGTCGGTGGTGTCCAGCTCAACCGGTTCTGCGCGTCGGGCCTCGAGGCCGTCAACACCGCCGCCCAGAAGGTGCGGTCGGGCTGGGACGAACTGGTGATCGCCGGTGGCGTCGAATCGATGTCCCGCGTGCCGATGGGCTCCGACGGCGGACCGTGGGCACTCGACCCGGCCACCAACTACGACAACTACTTCGTGCCGCAGGGTGTGGGCGCCGACCTGATCGCCACCATCGAGGGCTTCTCCCGCGAAGACGTCGACGCGTACGCCGTCCGCTCGCAGGATCTCGCCGCGAAGGCGTGGGCGGGCGGGTACTTCACCAAGTCCGTCGTCCCGGTGAAGGACATCAACGGCATCACCGTCCTCGACCACGACGAGCACATGCGTCCCGGCACCACCGTGGAAAATCTCGCAGGCCTCAACCCGTCGTTCGCCGGTGTCGGTGAGATGGGCGGCTTCGACGCGGTGTCGCTGCAGAAGTACCACTGGGTCGAGAAGATCAACCACGTCCACCACGGCGGTAACAGCTCCGGCATCGTCGACGGCGCCGCACTGGTGCTCGTCGGATCGGAGCAGGCCGGCAAGGACATGGGTCTGCGGCCGCGTGCCCGCGTCGTCGCCACCGCCACCTCCGGCGCCGACTCCACGATCATGCTCACCGGTCCGACCCCGGCGTCGAAGAAGGTCCTCGCCGCAGCCGGACTGACCGTCGACGACATCGACCTGTTCGAGATCAACGAGGCGTTCGCATCGGTGGTGCTGAAGTTCCAGAAGGACCTGAAGATTCCCGACGAGAAGCTCAACGTCAATGGTGGTGCCATCGCGATGGGTCACCCGCTGGGCGCTACGGGGGCCATGATCACCGGCACCATGCTCGACGAACTCGAGCGGCGGAACGCCCGGTATGCCCTCATCACCTTGTGCATCGGCGGCGGTATGGGTGTCGCCACCATCGTCGAGCGCGTCTGA
- a CDS encoding amidase, which yields MPTPLSRRRLLGAAAVGAVTAAGFGGRTASARRRLPPPTSVTETDPALLSAIEAATLLQSRALHPRDLLDACLGRSAEYDGSVEAWIRIYSEQAYAAADLAAQRLATGSAPLACGLPIGLKDVFAVAGLPLTASSDALAGNIAAGDSGVWRRFRDAGMVLMGHLHTHEFAIGTATPQVGNPWGTEYSPGGSSGGSAAALAARFTPCAVGTDTGGSLRIPASACGITAIKPTFGRCSTSGVIPLTWTRDHTGPMGRSVADASLLLSYMAGVDVDDPSTSVGPDVPANGYPLSAVGGPQPLSGIRFGLPSTATEELPESVGVLFSAFLDLIRRLGGVIVDVRMPTVPTGLLTGDLAEFGVYHQQFVDRLPSYRPESAVAATAAVASLGVPVADYFSLERERRRYQHEYNRMFAEHALDVVLRPGALTDGIRRDTLADTSVFAGARENYFWANYTGAPVICVPAGRSTATGIPFGVQLGGLPWAEEALISTALELQEADPVWRDTPSLVSSPRRIPDVRTTRPGPGPSPTNTDDSGPGFRFVPTTSTAAV from the coding sequence GTGCCGACCCCGCTGTCCCGGCGACGTCTCCTCGGGGCCGCGGCGGTGGGTGCCGTGACCGCAGCCGGATTCGGTGGCCGAACCGCCTCGGCCCGTCGGCGTCTTCCGCCGCCGACGTCCGTCACGGAGACCGACCCCGCTCTGCTGAGTGCGATCGAGGCGGCGACTCTTCTGCAGTCGCGTGCCCTGCACCCACGGGATCTGCTCGACGCGTGCCTCGGTCGCAGCGCGGAATACGACGGCTCGGTCGAGGCGTGGATCCGGATCTACTCGGAGCAGGCATACGCCGCGGCAGACCTGGCAGCGCAGCGACTGGCTACCGGATCGGCACCACTCGCCTGCGGATTGCCGATCGGCCTGAAAGATGTCTTCGCCGTGGCCGGGTTGCCCCTGACGGCGTCGAGCGACGCCCTTGCCGGCAACATCGCCGCCGGCGATTCGGGCGTGTGGCGGCGGTTCCGCGATGCGGGAATGGTCCTCATGGGACACCTGCACACGCATGAGTTCGCTATCGGGACCGCCACACCCCAGGTCGGCAATCCCTGGGGAACCGAGTACTCGCCGGGCGGTTCCTCGGGCGGCAGTGCCGCCGCACTCGCCGCCCGGTTCACTCCGTGCGCTGTCGGGACGGACACCGGCGGATCACTGCGCATCCCCGCGAGCGCGTGCGGAATTACCGCCATCAAGCCGACGTTCGGCCGGTGCAGCACCAGCGGGGTGATCCCGCTGACGTGGACTCGTGATCACACCGGACCGATGGGGCGCAGTGTCGCCGACGCGTCCCTGCTGCTCAGTTACATGGCGGGCGTCGACGTCGACGACCCCAGCACGTCGGTGGGACCCGACGTACCGGCGAACGGGTACCCGCTCTCCGCCGTGGGCGGCCCACAGCCGTTGTCCGGCATACGCTTCGGCCTCCCGAGCACGGCAACCGAGGAGCTGCCCGAATCTGTGGGGGTGTTGTTCTCGGCATTTCTCGACCTGATCCGTCGTCTCGGCGGGGTGATCGTCGACGTCCGGATGCCGACGGTTCCCACCGGACTTCTCACCGGTGACCTGGCCGAATTCGGTGTGTATCACCAGCAGTTCGTCGATCGGCTCCCGTCGTACAGGCCGGAATCGGCTGTTGCCGCGACTGCGGCTGTCGCGAGTCTCGGCGTGCCGGTGGCAGACTACTTTTCGCTCGAACGCGAACGACGGCGTTACCAGCACGAGTACAACCGCATGTTCGCCGAGCACGCCTTGGACGTGGTTCTGCGACCCGGGGCCCTGACGGACGGAATCCGCCGCGACACACTGGCTGATACGAGCGTGTTCGCCGGCGCCAGGGAAAACTACTTCTGGGCCAATTACACCGGGGCACCCGTGATCTGCGTTCCCGCCGGCCGGTCCACCGCCACCGGCATCCCTTTCGGCGTGCAACTCGGTGGTCTCCCGTGGGCCGAGGAGGCGCTGATCTCGACGGCACTCGAACTGCAGGAAGCGGATCCGGTGTGGCGCGACACCCCGTCACTCGTCTCGTCTCCCCGCCGGATTCCCGACGTCCGCACCACCCGCCCCGGGCCGGGCCCGAGTCCCACGAACACCGACGACTCCGGCCCCGGGTTCAGATTCGTGCCGACGACATCCACCGCGGCCGTCTAG
- a CDS encoding response regulator, which yields MSASIASTSPSPIRVVVVDDHPVFRLGMVALLSTLDGMEVAAQASSVAEALDVVDAEVDVVLMDLELGDGSGVDATRRLVQTYPALRVLVVTMHEDDESLVASVRAGARGYLVKGADPAEVERAVRAVANGEMILGAAVAARAMTFMAASHRVRSTVFPELTDREREVLDLVARGHDNASISRRLVLSPKTVRNHVSNVLAKLGVPDRSAAIVRARDAGLGLDP from the coding sequence ATGAGCGCGAGTATTGCCAGTACTTCACCCTCGCCCATCCGGGTCGTCGTCGTCGACGATCACCCGGTGTTCCGGCTCGGAATGGTGGCACTGCTCTCGACACTCGACGGCATGGAGGTGGCTGCTCAGGCCAGCTCCGTCGCCGAAGCGCTCGACGTCGTCGACGCCGAAGTCGATGTGGTGCTCATGGACCTCGAACTCGGTGACGGGTCGGGCGTGGACGCCACCCGCCGGTTGGTCCAGACATATCCGGCGTTGCGGGTGCTCGTGGTCACGATGCACGAGGACGACGAGTCGCTCGTCGCTTCGGTGCGTGCCGGGGCGAGGGGTTATCTCGTCAAGGGCGCCGACCCCGCCGAAGTGGAACGTGCTGTGCGAGCCGTCGCAAATGGCGAAATGATCCTGGGCGCCGCGGTCGCCGCCCGGGCGATGACCTTCATGGCGGCCTCACACCGGGTGCGCTCGACGGTGTTTCCCGAGTTGACCGACCGGGAACGTGAGGTTTTGGACCTCGTGGCTCGCGGGCACGACAACGCGAGCATCTCCCGGCGACTGGTGCTGAGTCCGAAGACCGTGCGCAACCATGTGTCCAACGTGCTGGCCAAGCTCGGTGTGCCCGACCGTTCCGCCGCCATCGTGCGCGCGCGGGACGCCGGGCTCGGACTCGATCCGTGA
- a CDS encoding sensor histidine kinase, with product MIEGSAGTGGAPVPAAVMAVSSWVLVVLSVVAFVGADPGIDSNQLFFLVDVVGAAVYGTVGGVVLARRVHPVPILLGLTAIGVGVAALSYSYSQLALVRPGLPGVGVLEPLQNTAWIPGTLSLFLIVPWLIRDHPLGPIAKAGVAAGIGATAWYFWSRTFTDIPPIWVLLPVLVVGVLASADCGWRWRHGPQTERVGLGWMCLGTGLMTAAYIPLALPASLPGLWVLNPLVHLAVQAFYPVAILVCVLRQRMWGLNLAVSRATVAGTLTVLLLVLYVVVATLVSALLPAGESVGAQVVAAGVVAVAVQPARLWLQRRVHHLVYGEGADPARAVRTLGRRFGSAESPEELLAELAAGVGVALRLESVSIRRGSGVAAVWGHATGPAESVKLVHRGAVFGTMIVTAPPGETLGSRTRRSLTELSAVVTAGLVVMQSADDLREARRQLASVRLEERQMIRRELHDGLGPSLAGIRLGLQGARNLLTSDPDSAAALIDSLQAELDHQVEGVRQLSRSMFPPVLDELGLLPALQELAETHSRSGFTLHIRADPPAGLGTQTSAAAYGIIVEAVTNARRHSGADGCRVDATLGQDPGVGDVLEVMIRDDGCGFDPTGGAGVGTRSMRERARELGGTLDIESGSPTGTVVTARLPLSPL from the coding sequence ATGATCGAGGGGTCGGCGGGTACCGGCGGTGCGCCGGTACCCGCCGCAGTCATGGCGGTGTCGTCGTGGGTGCTGGTGGTCCTGTCCGTTGTGGCGTTCGTCGGCGCAGACCCGGGCATCGATTCCAACCAGCTGTTCTTCCTGGTAGATGTCGTCGGCGCTGCGGTGTACGGGACCGTGGGCGGGGTCGTCCTCGCTCGGCGTGTGCACCCGGTACCGATCCTCCTCGGCCTCACCGCGATCGGAGTGGGCGTCGCCGCGCTGAGCTACAGCTACTCGCAGCTCGCGCTGGTCCGTCCCGGCCTCCCGGGAGTCGGTGTGCTGGAACCGCTGCAGAACACGGCGTGGATTCCGGGCACGCTCAGCCTCTTCCTCATCGTCCCGTGGCTGATCCGCGACCATCCGCTGGGGCCGATCGCGAAGGCAGGAGTCGCGGCGGGTATCGGCGCGACCGCGTGGTACTTCTGGTCGCGGACCTTCACCGACATTCCACCGATCTGGGTGCTTCTTCCCGTCCTCGTCGTCGGGGTGCTTGCGTCGGCGGATTGTGGTTGGCGGTGGCGGCACGGTCCGCAGACCGAGCGGGTAGGTCTGGGATGGATGTGTCTGGGCACCGGTCTGATGACGGCCGCGTACATTCCTCTCGCGCTGCCGGCGTCGCTTCCCGGGCTGTGGGTGCTCAATCCACTGGTGCACCTCGCCGTGCAGGCGTTCTACCCGGTCGCGATCCTGGTGTGCGTTCTGCGGCAGCGCATGTGGGGACTGAACCTGGCGGTCAGCCGTGCGACGGTGGCCGGGACGCTCACCGTCCTGCTGCTGGTGTTGTACGTCGTGGTGGCGACGCTCGTGTCGGCGCTGCTCCCCGCGGGTGAATCGGTGGGTGCGCAGGTGGTGGCGGCGGGAGTCGTCGCCGTCGCTGTACAACCCGCGCGGTTGTGGCTCCAGCGGCGAGTGCACCACCTGGTGTACGGCGAGGGCGCAGATCCGGCCCGAGCGGTCCGCACACTGGGGCGGCGATTCGGCAGTGCCGAGTCACCAGAGGAACTACTCGCGGAACTCGCCGCCGGTGTGGGTGTCGCGTTGCGCCTCGAATCGGTATCTATTCGCCGTGGCAGCGGCGTTGCCGCGGTGTGGGGTCACGCGACGGGACCCGCAGAGTCGGTGAAGTTGGTACATCGTGGAGCGGTGTTCGGCACGATGATCGTCACCGCACCTCCCGGGGAGACGCTCGGCTCGCGGACGCGCAGATCGCTCACCGAGCTGTCTGCCGTGGTCACGGCGGGCCTCGTGGTCATGCAGTCGGCCGACGACCTGCGGGAGGCCCGGCGGCAGCTGGCGTCGGTTCGCCTCGAGGAGCGCCAGATGATCCGCCGTGAACTGCACGACGGCCTGGGACCGTCGCTGGCGGGCATCCGACTCGGCCTGCAAGGGGCCCGGAACCTGCTCACGAGCGATCCCGATTCGGCAGCGGCACTCATCGATTCGCTGCAGGCGGAACTCGACCACCAGGTCGAGGGTGTCCGGCAGCTGTCCCGCAGCATGTTTCCGCCGGTGCTCGACGAACTCGGCCTTCTCCCCGCCCTGCAAGAATTGGCGGAAACACACTCCCGTAGTGGTTTCACGCTGCACATTCGAGCAGACCCGCCAGCCGGCCTCGGTACGCAGACCAGCGCCGCTGCGTACGGAATCATCGTCGAGGCCGTGACCAACGCACGACGGCACAGTGGCGCCGACGGTTGCCGTGTCGACGCCACACTCGGTCAGGATCCGGGAGTCGGCGATGTCCTCGAAGTGATGATCCGGGACGACGGCTGTGGGTTCGATCCCACGGGAGGTGCCGGGGTGGGGACCCGGTCGATGCGTGAGCGCGCCCGCGAACTCGGCGGCACCCTCGACATCGAATCGGGGAGTCCGACAGGCACAGTGGTCACCGCCCGGCTACCGTTGTCACCACTATGA
- a CDS encoding DNA polymerase III subunit gamma and tau, whose amino-acid sequence MALYRKYRPASFAEVVGQEHVTEPLSTALDAGRINHAYLFSGPRGCGKTSSARILARSLNCVEGPTSTPCGQCPSCVALGPGGSGNLDVTELDAASHGGVDDTRELRDRAFYAPAESRYRVFIVDEAHMVTTAGFNALLKIVEEPPEHLIFIFATTEPDKVLPTIRSRTHHYPFRLLAPSTMRGLLEKICLQENVPVADPVYPLVIRAGGGSPRDSLSILDQLLAGAGDDGVTYPRALALLGVTDVALIDDAVDALATGDGAALFGTVDRVIDAGHDPRRFAVDLLERLRDLILMQAVPDAAERGLVDAPGDVLEHMRAQVKRIGPATLTRYAEVIHAGLGEMRGATAPRLLLEVMCARMLLPSASDAESAVLQRLERVERGLPPAGTAPAPAVAGRPNPAPAAQNGSTADPAAQANSSPQPELKFQRPSMRAAETVPAPPEPEPAPHPVPKPEPTPEPAPVPEPTPEPAPVPAPEPAPVPEPTPEPAPVPAPEPAPVPEPEPTPQPVTEPDATPAPEVAAQADAPGGPDAAALREAWNSLREKVSQRNKILPAMLSAATVHDVQGNRLILAHPVPNLGARIASPHNAQVIAEVLAEMFGGDWEVEYQAGAPAPPPPPVTKVASAPTRPAGTPRFSRPSQDKTAQRATPPSSEPRAAGAEIARPQPRSSSEPDDDIPPPEAPDYPDDPAPPIDYESATPPVTTPEDEEEMFAEAAEPADPSTRRDPEVVAFELLKDMLGARKLEG is encoded by the coding sequence GTGGCCCTGTACCGGAAGTACCGACCCGCATCCTTCGCCGAGGTGGTGGGGCAGGAGCACGTCACCGAACCACTGAGCACCGCACTCGATGCCGGACGGATCAACCACGCCTATCTGTTCTCCGGTCCTCGTGGCTGCGGCAAGACGTCCTCTGCCCGCATCCTCGCGCGCTCGCTCAACTGCGTCGAAGGCCCGACGTCCACCCCGTGTGGTCAGTGCCCCTCCTGTGTGGCTCTGGGACCGGGCGGTTCCGGCAACCTCGATGTCACCGAACTCGACGCCGCCAGCCACGGTGGTGTCGACGACACGCGGGAGCTGCGCGACCGCGCGTTCTACGCACCCGCGGAGTCGCGGTACCGGGTGTTCATCGTGGACGAGGCCCACATGGTCACGACGGCCGGATTCAATGCCCTCCTCAAGATCGTCGAGGAACCGCCGGAGCACCTCATCTTCATCTTCGCCACCACCGAGCCGGACAAGGTGCTGCCGACCATTCGTTCGCGTACCCACCATTACCCGTTCCGGTTGCTGGCGCCGTCGACTATGCGTGGGCTGCTCGAGAAAATCTGCCTGCAGGAGAACGTTCCGGTGGCGGATCCCGTATATCCGCTGGTCATCCGTGCGGGCGGCGGTTCTCCGCGAGACTCGCTGAGCATCCTCGACCAGTTGCTGGCCGGTGCGGGCGACGACGGGGTGACCTACCCGCGTGCGCTTGCGCTCCTCGGTGTCACCGATGTGGCACTCATCGACGACGCAGTCGACGCACTGGCCACTGGAGACGGCGCTGCGCTGTTCGGAACCGTGGACCGTGTCATCGACGCCGGCCACGATCCGCGGCGGTTCGCCGTCGACCTTCTCGAGCGTCTACGCGACCTGATCCTTATGCAAGCGGTGCCGGACGCCGCCGAGCGCGGCCTGGTCGACGCACCCGGCGATGTGCTCGAGCACATGCGCGCACAGGTGAAGCGGATCGGACCGGCAACGCTCACCCGATACGCGGAGGTGATCCACGCCGGGCTCGGCGAGATGCGCGGCGCCACTGCCCCACGTCTGTTGCTCGAAGTGATGTGCGCCCGCATGCTTCTGCCGTCGGCGTCCGACGCGGAGTCCGCGGTATTGCAGCGACTCGAGCGAGTCGAGCGGGGACTTCCCCCGGCCGGTACGGCACCGGCGCCTGCGGTAGCCGGACGTCCGAACCCGGCGCCCGCGGCGCAGAACGGTTCGACGGCAGATCCTGCGGCGCAGGCCAATTCGTCCCCGCAGCCCGAACTCAAGTTTCAGCGGCCCTCGATGAGGGCGGCCGAGACAGTGCCTGCGCCACCCGAACCCGAACCGGCGCCACACCCCGTTCCGAAGCCCGAGCCGACACCCGAGCCTGCCCCCGTTCCGGAGCCGACGCCGGAGCCCGCCCCGGTTCCGGCGCCCGAGCCTGCTCCCGTTCCGGAGCCGACGCCGGAGCCCGCCCCGGTTCCGGCGCCCGAGCCCGCTCCCGTCCCCGAGCCGGAACCGACGCCGCAACCGGTAACCGAACCCGATGCGACCCCGGCTCCCGAGGTCGCGGCGCAAGCGGACGCGCCCGGCGGCCCCGACGCCGCTGCACTGCGAGAGGCATGGAACAGCCTGCGCGAGAAGGTGAGCCAGCGGAACAAGATTCTTCCGGCGATGCTGTCGGCGGCGACGGTGCACGACGTGCAGGGCAATCGCTTGATCCTCGCGCATCCCGTTCCCAATCTGGGCGCACGCATCGCCTCACCGCACAACGCGCAGGTCATCGCGGAGGTGCTCGCCGAGATGTTCGGCGGCGACTGGGAAGTGGAGTATCAGGCGGGCGCTCCGGCACCCCCGCCGCCGCCGGTCACGAAGGTCGCCTCGGCACCTACCCGACCGGCCGGCACACCGCGATTCTCGCGGCCCAGCCAGGACAAGACCGCACAGCGTGCAACTCCACCGTCGTCGGAGCCGCGGGCTGCAGGCGCAGAAATCGCTCGGCCGCAGCCTCGTTCGTCGTCCGAGCCGGACGACGACATTCCGCCGCCGGAGGCACCCGACTATCCCGACGATCCTGCACCCCCGATCGACTACGAATCCGCGACCCCTCCTGTCACCACCCCGGAAGACGAAGAGGAGATGTTCGCCGAGGCGGCGGAACCCGCTGATCCGTCCACACGTCGTGACCCGGAGGTCGTTGCGTTCGAATTGCTCAAGGACATGCTCGGGGCGAGGAAACTCGAGGGCTGA